In Thermomicrobiales bacterium, one genomic interval encodes:
- a CDS encoding methyltransferase domain-containing protein has translation MDTSTHVADTAHRAFMDPAALDAAAAFWVRFLDVMYAFPEVRSNHRRIVNLMELHPGSSLLDVGCGTGNFARDAVAIVSPGGRVVGCDISETMLGIANTRTADAGLEIDYHLGNANALPFGDDSFDAARIERVLQYLDEPAKAVEEMVRVTKPGGRIAATEVDWDGISIDCGGRLDHDIWRRAIGSISDGAGNGWQGREIRRLFIDAGLEEITCEAVVVIVTEARTMLEDLAGRVSMERARDAGAVSDQEVEQLVATALELDRTGRFTGGIPLYTVVGRVPRQA, from the coding sequence ATGGACACCAGTACACATGTCGCCGACACGGCGCATCGGGCGTTTATGGACCCAGCCGCGCTGGATGCGGCGGCGGCATTCTGGGTGCGCTTTCTCGACGTCATGTATGCCTTTCCTGAGGTCAGATCCAACCACCGCCGTATCGTGAACCTCATGGAGCTGCACCCAGGCTCCTCGCTGCTCGATGTGGGGTGCGGCACCGGGAACTTTGCTCGTGACGCGGTGGCCATCGTGAGCCCGGGTGGACGCGTCGTGGGGTGCGATATCAGCGAAACGATGCTGGGTATCGCCAATACCCGAACCGCGGATGCTGGTCTGGAGATCGACTACCACCTGGGAAATGCCAATGCGCTCCCCTTTGGCGACGATTCGTTCGATGCCGCCCGCATCGAGCGCGTGCTCCAATATCTGGACGAGCCGGCGAAAGCCGTGGAGGAAATGGTTCGCGTCACGAAACCCGGCGGTCGGATCGCGGCCACTGAGGTCGATTGGGATGGCATTAGCATCGACTGCGGCGGCCGACTCGATCATGACATCTGGCGCCGCGCCATCGGGTCGATCAGCGACGGAGCGGGCAACGGTTGGCAGGGCCGGGAGATTCGCCGGCTCTTCATCGACGCCGGACTCGAAGAAATCACATGCGAGGCCGTCGTTGTCATCGTGACGGAAGCCAGAACCATGCTCGAGGATCTTGCTGGCCGCGTATCGATGGAACGGGCACGAGATGCCGGGGCCGTCAGCGATCAGGAGGTCGAACAGCTCGTTGCGACCGCTTTGGAGCTCGACCGCACCGGACGATTCACCGGGGGAATTCCGCTTTACACCGTCGTGGGTCGAGTTCCCCGGCAAGCGTGA
- a CDS encoding LPXTG cell wall anchor domain-containing protein encodes MDNRRFDALTRAFARGTSRRTAIKGLFGGAVGVAVASTRLNPAGAQRTCTPDTVLTDCPLPDTCTTATCEPSGEAYYCAYRTCPGGICCDGVCQTECCDASHCGACETCNGGYCEYACSDCARCEGGACIPKTGGICCGGVWHEGGQCCIVDDCIVPDATFCSSVACLDNLCTVVPECPAGQQCCNYGEAEAYCASCCNDGDCTEDLCGYCDLYGVCQYTQCCYPERPCPTACHLCATGSCVNTCKEDEECCGEECVPIGTCCDGWGESCGYDEVAGADNQQSCCDGLLCCDSGKGGHACYECCGDWNCDKGLVCSEGACVQCGDDSHCGKGQICCYGQCVYGECCSVLPAGVAAAEEAHVCGACQYCGEDNWCHSSCSESQTCCETVPNLYTCVDESEGCCGLAGDWCQPVSGADGLNGACCEGLGLSCCWDDKSKSGYCAECCGDWDCEGGYCCDGVCQAECCDDKDCEWGVCISGHCFECRDDSGCGKGETCCDGSCGPWECCGYGDDVHCGDCGWCGENYQCYELAGYGEHCEVVLAADGSPEGNCCHGLVCCEWDKGNVCAECCGDWDCPNGCECDHGVCSCHCGSDYDCPKGTCCCKSGACSADCCPKPPKPPKPQPKPDAPVTTLPATGSGDTARSSGLLGVAALGAAAVLAAKRLRETPSEE; translated from the coding sequence ATGGACAATCGAAGGTTCGATGCCTTGACCAGGGCGTTCGCGCGGGGAACCTCGCGACGCACCGCCATCAAGGGGCTATTCGGGGGAGCAGTTGGGGTGGCAGTCGCCTCTACCCGGCTCAACCCGGCTGGCGCGCAACGGACATGCACGCCGGATACTGTGCTGACGGACTGTCCGCTACCAGACACCTGCACCACGGCAACGTGCGAGCCCAGTGGCGAAGCCTACTACTGCGCGTACCGAACGTGCCCTGGCGGCATCTGCTGCGATGGCGTCTGCCAGACGGAATGTTGCGACGCGTCTCACTGTGGCGCGTGCGAAACCTGCAACGGCGGCTATTGCGAATACGCCTGTAGCGACTGCGCCAGATGCGAAGGCGGCGCCTGTATACCCAAGACCGGCGGCATCTGCTGCGGCGGCGTCTGGCACGAGGGCGGCCAATGCTGCATCGTCGACGACTGCATCGTGCCGGATGCGACCTTCTGCTCCAGCGTTGCCTGTCTGGACAATCTCTGCACCGTCGTTCCGGAATGCCCGGCGGGTCAGCAATGTTGCAATTACGGCGAAGCAGAGGCCTACTGCGCCTCCTGCTGCAATGATGGCGACTGCACCGAGGACTTGTGCGGATACTGCGACCTCTATGGCGTTTGCCAGTACACCCAGTGTTGCTATCCCGAGCGGCCCTGCCCGACCGCGTGCCACTTGTGCGCCACCGGTTCCTGCGTCAACACCTGCAAAGAAGACGAGGAATGCTGTGGCGAGGAATGCGTTCCCATCGGCACATGCTGCGACGGCTGGGGCGAGAGCTGCGGTTACGATGAGGTAGCTGGCGCCGACAACCAGCAAAGCTGCTGCGATGGACTCCTTTGCTGCGATTCCGGCAAGGGCGGCCACGCCTGCTACGAATGCTGCGGCGACTGGAACTGCGACAAGGGGCTTGTCTGCTCAGAGGGTGCGTGCGTCCAGTGCGGCGACGATTCGCATTGCGGCAAGGGTCAGATCTGCTGCTACGGCCAATGTGTCTATGGCGAATGCTGCTCGGTGCTTCCGGCTGGCGTAGCGGCCGCGGAAGAGGCCCATGTCTGCGGCGCTTGCCAGTACTGCGGTGAAGACAACTGGTGCCACAGCAGCTGCTCCGAATCGCAAACCTGCTGTGAAACAGTTCCCAATCTGTACACCTGCGTCGACGAGTCGGAAGGCTGCTGCGGACTGGCCGGCGACTGGTGCCAGCCGGTGTCCGGAGCCGATGGCTTGAACGGCGCCTGCTGCGAAGGGCTCGGGCTCAGCTGCTGCTGGGACGACAAGTCCAAGAGCGGCTACTGCGCTGAGTGCTGCGGTGACTGGGACTGCGAAGGCGGGTACTGCTGCGACGGCGTCTGCCAGGCCGAATGCTGTGACGACAAAGACTGCGAATGGGGCGTCTGCATTAGCGGCCACTGCTTCGAATGTCGAGACGATTCCGGGTGCGGCAAGGGCGAGACTTGCTGCGACGGTTCGTGCGGGCCGTGGGAATGCTGTGGCTATGGTGACGACGTTCACTGCGGTGATTGCGGCTGGTGCGGTGAGAACTACCAGTGCTACGAACTTGCCGGATACGGCGAGCACTGCGAAGTCGTGCTGGCGGCGGACGGCAGCCCGGAAGGCAACTGCTGCCACGGGTTGGTCTGCTGCGAGTGGGACAAGGGGAATGTCTGCGCCGAGTGCTGCGGCGACTGGGACTGCCCGAACGGGTGCGAATGCGACCACGGCGTCTGCAGCTGCCACTGCGGCAGCGACTATGACTGCCCCAAGGGCACCTGCTGCTGCAAGAGCGGCGCGTGCTCGGCCGACTGTTGCCCGAAGCCGCCGAAGCCACCCAAGCCTCAGCCCAAACCAGACGCACCGGTGACCACCCTGCCGGCGACCGGGAGCGGTGACACCGCTCGGTCTAGCGGCCTACTGGGCGTCGCTGCGCTGGGCGCCGCGGCGGTCCTTGCGGCCAAGCGGCTGCGGGAGACTCCCTCCGAGGAGTAG
- a CDS encoding DUF4440 domain-containing protein: MDPDLIERLLHAEMALLNPDVRADRAALERWLDPDFTEIGQSGRLWTREEVIRDLLANDQSGYARAESTELRVTVLAEGCYLLTYLIELDERRSRRSSIWRECDGALVMLFHQGTPTE; the protein is encoded by the coding sequence ATGGATCCGGACCTCATCGAGCGCTTGCTCCATGCCGAAATGGCGCTGCTGAACCCCGATGTGCGCGCCGACCGCGCTGCCCTGGAACGCTGGCTCGATCCGGACTTCACCGAGATCGGCCAATCGGGCCGGCTCTGGACCCGGGAGGAGGTCATCCGCGATCTCCTCGCGAACGATCAATCTGGATACGCGCGGGCCGAATCCACGGAACTTCGCGTAACGGTGCTGGCGGAGGGGTGCTACCTCCTCACCTATCTGATCGAGCTGGACGAGCGCCGCAGCCGGCGCTCGTCCATTTGGCGTGAATGCGATGGCGCGCTGGTGATGCTCTTCCACCAGGGAACGCCCACCGAGTGA
- the fdhD gene encoding formate dehydrogenase accessory sulfurtransferase FdhD, with protein sequence MDGRRSGKTRVRLQSVEDGRATPRIDMLATEEPMEIRLRSGNRTRPVTVTMRTPGADFELAAGLLFAEGIVTRREQLNRIEYCVECEGSAAQQYNIVTAVTSPGTSADFFIPGRALGMTSACGLCGKERIDEIERRGIARVRSDVTVSHEIITSLPDRLREAQGLFDSTGGLHAAGLFDASGNLRCLREDIGRHNAVDKVIGWAFLENRLPLSDAILMISGRGGFEIVQKAVAAGIPIVCAVSAPSSLAVDLARRFDQTLIGFLRGSHFNIYSAAKRIALAEA encoded by the coding sequence ATGGACGGGCGCAGATCGGGCAAGACCCGGGTTCGGTTGCAGTCGGTCGAGGACGGACGCGCGACGCCGCGCATCGACATGCTGGCGACCGAAGAACCGATGGAGATCCGGCTCCGATCTGGAAACCGGACGCGCCCGGTGACCGTGACGATGCGCACACCGGGAGCGGATTTCGAGTTGGCGGCAGGGTTGCTCTTTGCCGAAGGGATCGTGACCCGGCGCGAACAGCTCAACCGGATCGAATATTGCGTCGAGTGCGAGGGTTCCGCTGCGCAGCAATACAACATCGTCACGGCAGTCACCTCCCCCGGCACGTCCGCCGATTTCTTCATCCCCGGCCGCGCGCTTGGCATGACCTCCGCTTGCGGGTTGTGCGGGAAGGAACGCATCGACGAGATCGAACGACGCGGGATCGCGCGGGTGCGGTCGGACGTGACCGTTTCGCACGAAATCATCACCAGCTTGCCGGACCGGTTGCGCGAGGCGCAGGGGTTGTTCGACTCCACCGGTGGGTTGCATGCCGCCGGGTTGTTCGATGCGTCGGGCAATCTGCGTTGCCTGCGCGAGGATATCGGGCGGCACAACGCGGTCGACAAAGTCATCGGCTGGGCATTCCTGGAAAACCGTCTGCCGCTCAGCGACGCGATCTTGATGATCTCCGGACGGGGCGGGTTCGAGATCGTGCAGAAAGCGGTGGCGGCAGGTATCCCCATCGTTTGCGCGGTTTCCGCCCCGAGCTCACTGGCGGTCGATCTGGCGCGCCGGTTCGATCAGACGTTGATCGGGTTCCTGCGCGGGTCGCATTTCAACATCTACAGCGCGGCGAAGCGTATCGCGCTGGCTGAGGCATAG
- a CDS encoding FdhF/YdeP family oxidoreductase, whose protein sequence is MLRAKGEKGFHRITWDVALDKIAARIRATTPDRVGFYLTGRGTVNETYYAAQKAVRAMGSNSIDNAARICHAPSSVALKDTLGVAATTCAYGDWIGADLLVFIGSNPANNQPVTTKYLHYAKKAGTKVVLVNPYREPGMERYWVPSIPESALFGTKIADRTFLITQGGDIAFLSGALKHIFEKDLVDHAFIAEHTSGFDELKASIDALSWTELESASGLSEKEMRAFGQLVGTARTAVFVWSMGITQHTTGVANVHAIVDLALTRGFVGRDMCGLMPIRGHSGIQGGAEMGAYSTAFPGGVSIDAESAAALSAQWGFDVPDTPGLITSEMIDAAHEGALDVLYSAGGNFLEVLPDPPYVDAALARVPLRVHQDIVLSNQMFVDPADEVILLPAATRYETPGGVTQRSTERRVMFSPEIEGRRIGEARPEWEIFLDLAKRVRPDRQQFLTYASTQQLREEIAQVVPLYDGIQHLHKTGDQFQAGGRHLCENWVFPTSDGKAHFIPVPLPSHEIPAGKFFVSTRRGKQFNSMVHANKDAITGAVRDAVFMNAQDARELGLSEGDAVTLRSESGVYTGRVKIVEIARRNMQVMWPEGNVLLHRQKRSPESGVPDYNAYVTVEKAPASSLAAD, encoded by the coding sequence ATGCTGCGCGCGAAGGGCGAGAAGGGCTTTCACCGGATCACCTGGGATGTGGCGCTCGACAAGATTGCCGCGCGTATCCGGGCCACCACTCCCGACCGGGTCGGGTTCTACCTGACCGGCCGCGGCACGGTGAACGAGACCTACTACGCCGCGCAAAAAGCGGTGCGCGCGATGGGCTCCAACTCGATCGACAACGCGGCGCGCATCTGCCACGCGCCGAGCAGCGTCGCGCTCAAGGACACCCTGGGGGTTGCCGCCACCACCTGCGCCTATGGCGATTGGATCGGCGCCGATCTGTTGGTCTTCATCGGCTCAAACCCAGCCAACAATCAACCGGTCACGACCAAGTACCTCCACTACGCCAAGAAGGCCGGCACGAAGGTCGTGCTCGTCAATCCCTATCGTGAACCGGGCATGGAACGCTATTGGGTGCCGTCGATACCGGAAAGCGCGCTCTTCGGCACAAAGATCGCCGACCGAACCTTTCTCATCACCCAGGGTGGCGATATCGCTTTTCTGAGCGGGGCGCTCAAGCACATCTTCGAGAAGGACCTGGTCGATCACGCCTTCATCGCCGAGCACACCAGCGGGTTCGACGAGCTGAAAGCCTCGATCGACGCATTGTCCTGGACGGAACTGGAGAGCGCCAGCGGCCTCTCCGAAAAAGAGATGCGCGCCTTCGGGCAGCTGGTCGGCACGGCCAGGACCGCGGTCTTCGTCTGGAGCATGGGGATTACCCAGCACACCACCGGTGTGGCCAACGTGCACGCCATTGTCGATTTGGCGCTCACGCGTGGGTTCGTGGGGCGCGACATGTGCGGTCTGATGCCGATCCGCGGGCATTCCGGCATCCAGGGCGGCGCGGAAATGGGCGCCTATTCGACCGCCTTCCCCGGCGGCGTGAGCATCGACGCCGAATCGGCGGCCGCGTTGAGCGCGCAATGGGGATTCGATGTGCCGGACACACCGGGGTTGATCACCTCGGAGATGATCGACGCCGCGCACGAGGGGGCGCTCGACGTGCTCTACTCCGCCGGAGGGAATTTCCTCGAAGTGCTCCCCGATCCGCCGTACGTCGACGCGGCGTTGGCGCGCGTGCCGCTGCGGGTGCATCAGGACATCGTGCTTTCCAACCAGATGTTCGTCGACCCGGCCGACGAGGTGATCTTGCTGCCGGCGGCGACCCGATACGAAACCCCGGGCGGGGTGACGCAACGCTCGACCGAGCGGCGCGTGATGTTCTCCCCCGAGATCGAGGGACGGCGCATCGGAGAAGCGCGTCCAGAGTGGGAGATCTTCCTCGATCTCGCAAAGCGCGTGCGCCCCGACCGGCAGCAGTTCCTCACCTATGCGAGCACCCAGCAGTTGCGCGAGGAGATCGCGCAAGTCGTGCCGCTATATGACGGGATTCAGCACTTGCACAAGACCGGCGATCAATTCCAGGCGGGCGGCAGGCATCTTTGCGAAAACTGGGTCTTCCCGACCTCCGACGGCAAAGCGCATTTCATTCCGGTTCCGTTGCCCTCGCACGAGATTCCCGCCGGGAAATTCTTCGTCTCCACCCGGCGCGGCAAGCAGTTCAACAGCATGGTCCATGCCAACAAGGACGCCATCACCGGCGCGGTGCGCGACGCGGTCTTCATGAACGCGCAGGATGCTCGGGAGCTCGGTCTTTCCGAAGGCGATGCAGTAACGCTGCGCAGCGAGAGCGGCGTGTACACCGGCCGGGTGAAGATCGTCGAGATCGCGCGGCGGAACATGCAAGTGATGTGGCCGGAAGGGAATGTGCTGTTGCACCGGCAGAAGCGGTCGCCGGAATCGGGCGTGCCGGATTACAACGCCTATGTGACGGTGGAAAAGGCGCCGGCTTCGTCGTTGGCGGCAGATTGA
- a CDS encoding CehA/McbA family metallohydrolase: MPDRYDLFHRDTPGRFYRGNLHTHSSHSDGGMPLEAVCRAYRQQGYDFLAVTDHFMSRYGYPIVDTTPFRTDTFTTLIGAELHAPALENGHLWHMLGIGLPFDFAPPDANETGPELAQRAVDAGAFLVLAHPEWYGASVADLRSIPSAHAIEAQNEVAGRLNNRADSWAIYDRVLAAGGRQFAVGGDDAHFRHVMTVKDAEPADVVASGVGEDAPAGFGCWVWVRSAQLDPDALVTALKAGDFYTSQGPVFHDIRVCGDGSRIEVTNSPVVSAYATSDPASVQMYGKHGLQITHWSASLETCRGSYVRVTIVDAAGRSAWSNPIWID, from the coding sequence ATGCCCGACCGATACGATCTCTTTCATCGCGACACGCCCGGACGTTTCTACCGCGGCAATTTGCATACGCATTCATCGCACTCGGATGGCGGGATGCCGCTGGAGGCCGTCTGCCGCGCGTACCGGCAGCAGGGCTATGACTTCCTGGCGGTGACCGATCACTTCATGTCCAGGTATGGCTATCCGATCGTCGATACCACCCCGTTTCGCACCGACACCTTCACCACCCTGATCGGCGCCGAGTTGCACGCGCCGGCGCTGGAGAACGGCCACCTCTGGCACATGCTCGGTATCGGGCTGCCGTTCGATTTCGCGCCGCCGGACGCGAACGAAACGGGTCCCGAGCTGGCGCAGCGGGCTGTCGATGCCGGCGCATTTCTCGTGCTGGCGCATCCGGAGTGGTACGGCGCAAGCGTGGCCGATCTGCGCTCGATCCCATCTGCGCACGCTATCGAGGCGCAGAACGAAGTGGCCGGCCGGCTCAACAACCGGGCGGACAGTTGGGCCATCTATGACCGAGTGCTCGCCGCGGGTGGACGCCAGTTCGCGGTCGGCGGCGACGACGCGCATTTTCGCCACGTCATGACGGTGAAAGACGCCGAGCCGGCCGATGTGGTGGCCTCGGGCGTGGGGGAAGACGCTCCGGCCGGATTCGGCTGCTGGGTTTGGGTGCGCAGCGCGCAGCTCGATCCTGATGCGCTGGTGACCGCGCTCAAGGCCGGCGACTTCTATACCAGCCAGGGACCGGTCTTTCACGACATTCGCGTTTGCGGCGACGGTTCCCGCATCGAGGTGACCAACTCGCCGGTGGTCTCCGCATACGCCACCAGCGACCCGGCCAGCGTGCAGATGTACGGCAAGCATGGGTTGCAGATCACGCACTGGTCGGCGTCGTTGGAAACCTGCCGGGGATCGTACGTGCGCGTCACCATCGTGGACGCTGCCGGCAGGAGTGCTTGGTCGAATCCGATCTGGATCGACTGA
- a CDS encoding type II toxin-antitoxin system PemK/MazF family toxin: MPSTPEPSKGEVWDVDFDPQVGREQSGVRPALVISNDRFNGVPNGLHYVVPITGTDRNISYHIRIQPPEGGLTKPSVIMCDQAGAQSELRFLRRRGVVSPATVALVQAMVGACIDR; the protein is encoded by the coding sequence GTGCCGAGCACGCCAGAACCGTCCAAGGGTGAAGTCTGGGATGTCGATTTCGATCCCCAGGTTGGCCGAGAACAGAGCGGAGTACGACCAGCTTTGGTAATTTCGAACGATCGGTTCAACGGCGTCCCGAATGGCCTCCACTATGTTGTGCCGATCACCGGAACTGATCGCAACATTAGCTACCACATTCGAATCCAGCCGCCAGAAGGCGGATTGACCAAGCCTTCGGTCATCATGTGCGACCAGGCGGGAGCGCAGAGCGAACTTCGGTTTCTGCGGCGGCGGGGAGTGGTTTCGCCTGCCACCGTCGCGTTGGTGCAGGCGATGGTTGGCGCCTGCATCGACCGATAG
- a CDS encoding response regulator transcription factor codes for MISVLLVDDHPVVVEGIRRVLETAEDISVAGVANDASTALEQARALKPDVILLDLRMPGASGVQATRRLREQDVRSAVIILTSYGDQAYVRQALEAGADGYLLKSTPPDQLISAIRSAVRGRRQLSPELLDAVLEDFKGLAREQTRRDADLSDEDRDILKLAAQGLTNREIGRELGRSEIAIKKRLQVIFAKLGAIDRAHAVAEAIRRGLI; via the coding sequence GTGATTTCTGTGCTCTTGGTCGACGATCATCCAGTGGTCGTCGAAGGCATCCGCCGGGTGCTGGAAACAGCCGAAGATATTTCCGTCGCCGGCGTGGCGAATGACGCCTCGACCGCGTTGGAACAGGCTCGCGCGCTGAAGCCGGATGTGATCCTGCTCGATCTGCGCATGCCCGGGGCGAGCGGGGTGCAGGCCACCCGGCGATTGCGGGAACAGGATGTTCGCTCGGCGGTCATCATTCTGACCTCCTATGGCGATCAAGCCTATGTGCGGCAAGCGCTCGAAGCCGGAGCCGACGGCTACCTGCTGAAATCGACCCCGCCCGATCAGCTCATCTCCGCCATCCGCAGCGCGGTGCGCGGACGCCGCCAGCTCAGCCCCGAACTGCTGGATGCGGTGCTGGAAGACTTCAAGGGGCTGGCGCGCGAGCAGACCCGGCGCGACGCCGATCTCTCCGATGAAGACCGGGACATCCTCAAGCTGGCCGCGCAGGGATTGACCAACCGCGAAATTGGCCGGGAACTCGGCCGGAGCGAGATTGCGATCAAGAAGCGGCTACAGGTCATCTTCGCCAAGCTGGGGGCCATCGACCGCGCGCATGCCGTCGCAGAAGCGATTCGGCGGGGATTGATATAG
- a CDS encoding ribbon-helix-helix protein, CopG family produces MATTVRVDERVAAQLREIALEEHRSMGQVIAEAVARYQKERFWDGVHADFVRLRSDPEAWRSYQEEIVLFTGGSGGTLDNEPPYYTLEEEDEIRAEHARTVQG; encoded by the coding sequence ATGGCCACCACGGTTCGGGTAGATGAGAGGGTTGCCGCGCAGTTGCGCGAGATTGCTCTCGAGGAACACCGATCGATGGGTCAGGTGATCGCCGAGGCGGTTGCCCGCTACCAGAAGGAACGATTCTGGGACGGTGTGCATGCCGATTTCGTTCGGCTCCGATCCGACCCCGAGGCCTGGCGAAGCTATCAGGAGGAGATTGTGCTTTTCACAGGTGGCTCTGGTGGGACGCTCGACAATGAACCACCGTATTACACACTCGAAGAGGAGGACGAGATCCGTGCCGAGCACGCCAGAACCGTCCAAGGGTGA